One window of Candidatus Zixiibacteriota bacterium genomic DNA carries:
- a CDS encoding tetratricopeptide repeat protein, protein MTAGKKKKSVRRAAGKVTRRSSGRKTAALKGESKSDIISRLKEALRLYQEKDFEAAYRIWSELEFAAQSNEWQAEYCRLGSFLLAHKGRFVESEQNALRGLELAPDNLDFHFALAYIYLTLRDYGKCIRHAHAYLEIPQRAKSSFWSAPDEYLIYNYLGTALQALDDLVEAESAFRKAIELAPSYHHPYVNLANLYIRARKFTEAESLIKAGLQKCSQVQELRLLKKSLETRATVSACLIVKNEEEFLPNCLESIRSWVDEIIVVDTGSTDRTVEIAQSYGAKVFHQAWENDFSKARNFSLAQATKEWIFIIDADEEFVADDIPLIRQVMAQNQYRLISINVYNVNRETGDVTSFLPSYRLYRREAGFHYDGIVHNQLKYPSDEPALRVGIRLKHYGYSLSPEKMKQKLSRSRALLEQQIAENPQDPYPHFNYAQLLRGTGINLDRETCDLIIKHASQAVAMTAGVDKYIHVHLMSLHQLVTTCLCLKEYEKAEEYCHTALAIRADYLDAVMSLGHVYTHMRRFPDARKYFEKYLDLQARYDESQEKSNLILLYLRARHVAYYGLGLIAQAEGNREEAFKNYFKVASEYGRYLDTYLRLARIALEGNQPAAAIEFSQQELQWHPDSALAKVYLGESCAGLNDQPKAVEYFNQALQSDSSNPEVYERAGCFFANVGRVDIALSAFRKLNSLVPDYPAGLKLQARAAFDAQDYATAISSYERLLEIAPPEPELLNDIANCYYRLNDFDKAEMYYQQALAGGANLAIVYRNLGLVKMKSAKLEEAFSLFETYLKAAPDDHEIQLATAALAVKSGRFADAISLYEKYLKINPGSVEGLFGISECYFNLGHIDSATIGYNQVLKLNPDFQPARERLRQISAVGAPV, encoded by the coding sequence ATGACCGCCGGAAAGAAAAAGAAATCAGTGCGGCGCGCCGCCGGCAAAGTCACCCGCCGTTCCTCCGGCCGGAAAACCGCCGCTCTCAAAGGGGAGTCGAAATCCGATATTATCTCCCGGCTCAAAGAGGCGCTCCGCCTGTATCAAGAAAAAGACTTTGAGGCCGCCTACCGTATCTGGAGCGAATTGGAATTCGCCGCACAATCCAATGAGTGGCAGGCAGAGTATTGCCGTCTCGGCTCCTTTCTGCTTGCCCACAAGGGTCGCTTTGTCGAATCCGAACAAAACGCCCTCCGGGGGCTTGAACTGGCTCCCGATAATCTCGATTTTCACTTCGCCCTGGCATATATATATCTAACTCTTCGCGATTACGGAAAATGTATTCGCCATGCCCATGCTTATCTGGAAATTCCGCAGCGCGCTAAATCCTCTTTCTGGAGCGCCCCGGATGAGTATCTCATTTATAATTATCTCGGCACCGCCCTGCAGGCTCTCGATGATTTAGTGGAAGCCGAATCCGCCTTCCGCAAGGCGATAGAACTTGCCCCGTCGTACCACCATCCCTATGTCAATCTGGCAAATCTCTATATCCGCGCCCGCAAATTTACCGAAGCGGAAAGTCTGATTAAAGCGGGATTGCAAAAATGCTCCCAGGTGCAGGAGCTGCGTCTCCTCAAAAAATCTCTGGAAACTCGCGCCACCGTATCCGCCTGCCTGATTGTCAAAAACGAAGAGGAATTTCTCCCTAACTGCCTGGAGTCAATTCGCAGCTGGGTCGATGAAATCATCGTGGTCGATACCGGCTCCACCGACCGCACCGTCGAAATCGCCCAGTCTTACGGGGCAAAAGTATTTCATCAGGCATGGGAAAATGATTTTTCCAAAGCCCGCAATTTCTCCCTGGCTCAAGCGACCAAAGAATGGATATTCATTATTGACGCCGATGAAGAATTTGTCGCCGATGATATTCCCCTTATTCGCCAGGTCATGGCGCAAAACCAGTACCGTCTGATTTCTATCAATGTCTATAACGTCAACCGGGAAACCGGCGATGTGACCTCTTTTCTCCCCTCATACCGTCTCTATCGCCGAGAGGCCGGCTTCCATTATGACGGCATCGTTCATAATCAGTTGAAATATCCCTCCGATGAACCGGCCCTGCGGGTCGGTATCCGGCTCAAACATTATGGCTATAGTCTCTCTCCGGAAAAAATGAAACAGAAGCTCTCCCGGTCGCGGGCGCTTCTGGAGCAGCAGATTGCCGAAAACCCCCAGGACCCGTATCCCCATTTCAATTATGCCCAGCTTTTGCGCGGAACCGGCATCAATCTCGACAGGGAAACCTGCGACCTCATAATCAAACATGCTTCCCAGGCGGTAGCCATGACTGCCGGCGTTGACAAATATATCCATGTCCATCTCATGTCCCTGCATCAATTGGTTACCACCTGTCTTTGTCTCAAAGAATATGAAAAAGCCGAAGAATACTGCCATACTGCGCTGGCTATCAGAGCCGATTACCTTGATGCCGTTATGTCGCTGGGGCATGTTTACACCCATATGCGCCGTTTCCCCGATGCCCGAAAATATTTCGAGAAATATCTCGATTTGCAGGCGCGCTATGATGAATCCCAGGAGAAATCAAACCTGATTCTGCTTTACCTGCGCGCCCGCCATGTCGCTTATTATGGCTTGGGATTGATTGCTCAGGCGGAAGGCAATAGGGAAGAGGCGTTCAAAAATTATTTCAAGGTGGCATCAGAATACGGCCGTTACCTCGACACTTATCTGCGCCTCGCCCGCATCGCTCTTGAAGGTAATCAGCCTGCCGCCGCAATTGAGTTTTCTCAGCAAGAACTGCAGTGGCACCCCGATTCCGCTTTGGCTAAAGTCTATCTGGGCGAGTCCTGCGCCGGTCTCAATGACCAGCCTAAAGCGGTCGAATATTTTAACCAGGCATTGCAGAGCGATTCCAGCAATCCCGAGGTCTATGAGCGCGCCGGCTGTTTCTTCGCCAACGTTGGCAGAGTCGATATCGCCCTGTCTGCCTTCAGAAAACTAAACTCCCTCGTCCCCGATTATCCGGCCGGCCTGAAACTGCAGGCACGAGCTGCTTTCGACGCCCAGGACTATGCCACCGCTATTAGTTCCTATGAAAGATTGCTCGAAATCGCGCCCCCTGAACCGGAACTGCTTAACGACATCGCCAATTGCTATTATCGCCTTAATGATTTTGATAAGGCGGAAATGTATTATCAACAGGCGCTCGCCGGTGGCGCCAATCTTGCCATTGTTTACCGCAATCTTGGTTTGGTCAAAATGAAATCAGCCAAACTGGAAGAAGCCTTTTCTCTTTTTGAAACTTACCTGAAAGCGGCTCCCGACGACCACGAAATCCAGCTTGCCACCGCCGCCCTTGCCGTCAAATCAGGCCGCTTTGCTGATGCCATATCGCTTTATGAAAAATACCTCAAAATCAATCCGGGTTCTGTTGAGGGGCTCTTTGGAATCTCGGAATGCTACTTCAATCTGGGGCATATCGATTCTGCCACAATAGGTTACAATCAAGTGCTCAAGCTGAATCCCGATTTCCAGCCGGCCCGCGAACGTCTGCGGCAAATCAGCGCCGTTGGCGCCCCAGTCTAA
- the csrA gene encoding carbon storage regulator CsrA — MLILTRKLGESITIGDDIKVTVLGVFGRQVRIGIDAPPRVVVHREEIYVKIQQENRKAAKSVKQDLATVVKLLKDKISGDSRKKKKTPDIKYKKSHPKPPLDEKKGE; from the coding sequence TTGTTAATTCTGACAAGGAAGTTAGGGGAGTCCATAACCATTGGAGATGATATCAAGGTTACGGTGCTGGGGGTCTTTGGCCGCCAGGTTCGAATCGGAATCGATGCGCCTCCGCGCGTGGTCGTCCACCGCGAAGAAATATACGTAAAAATCCAGCAGGAAAACCGCAAAGCGGCAAAGTCGGTAAAACAGGACCTGGCTACCGTGGTAAAACTGCTGAAGGATAAGATATCCGGCGACTCCCGCAAGAAAAAGAAAACCCCGGATATCAAGTACAAGAAATCGCACCCCAAGCCGCCTCTGGATGAGAAAAAAGGAGAATGA
- a CDS encoding transglycosylase SLT domain-containing protein, translating into MRIGAPIFRLPPASPQSPISIKGETNLEVEKKKLFQTAKELESLFLYHVLKAMRSSIPRADNESALALGGGMGKDIFTQIFDEELAKRISGNGDRSLAAILYRNLEKSLERSHAAPETVTPPTETPSFPVKQNLPVKPYLQLESSPDTAASSPLPPKMTGALNPSPITNRQSQAPAAPTEGIKSLRPRDNAFSTVDNESMGRFGELIIRASAKYKLDPQLLSAVIDAESGGNPDAVSPAGAKGLMQLIDSTAAEMGVKDSLNPEENIEGGARYLRILLDTFGDLKKALAAYNAGPATVKKYGGIPPYRETKNYVDKIMKCLRSIQEPAQ; encoded by the coding sequence ATGCGTATCGGCGCCCCTATATTTCGTCTGCCCCCGGCTTCTCCCCAAAGCCCCATTTCCATTAAGGGGGAGACCAATCTCGAGGTGGAAAAGAAAAAACTGTTTCAAACCGCCAAAGAATTGGAATCGCTCTTTCTTTACCATGTTCTCAAAGCGATGCGAAGCAGCATTCCCCGAGCCGATAATGAATCCGCCCTGGCTCTGGGAGGAGGTATGGGGAAAGATATTTTCACTCAAATATTTGATGAGGAACTGGCAAAGAGAATCTCCGGCAACGGCGACCGAAGTCTCGCGGCGATTCTCTATCGCAATCTCGAAAAGTCGCTGGAGCGCAGTCACGCCGCTCCGGAAACGGTTACACCGCCGACCGAAACCCCGTCCTTTCCGGTCAAGCAGAATCTGCCGGTAAAACCGTATCTCCAGCTTGAATCCTCGCCCGATACGGCTGCTTCATCGCCGCTTCCGCCGAAAATGACCGGCGCTTTAAATCCTTCGCCAATTACTAACCGCCAGAGCCAGGCGCCGGCAGCGCCGACGGAAGGAATTAAGTCGCTTCGCCCCAGGGATAATGCTTTTTCAACTGTTGATAATGAATCTATGGGTCGCTTCGGCGAACTGATAATTCGCGCTTCCGCCAAATACAAACTCGACCCGCAGCTTCTCTCCGCCGTCATTGATGCCGAATCGGGCGGCAATCCTGATGCCGTTTCCCCGGCCGGAGCCAAAGGTCTGATGCAGCTTATTGATTCCACCGCGGCTGAGATGGGTGTCAAGGATTCCCTGAATCCTGAAGAAAACATCGAAGGAGGCGCCCGCTACCTGAGAATTCTACTGGATACCTTCGGCGACCTCAAAAAAGCGCTTGCCGCCTACAACGCCGGACCGGCTACCGTGAAAAAATATGGGGGAATCCCGCCATACCGCGAGACCAAAAACTATGTCGACAAAATTATGAAATGCCTGCGGTCTATACAGGAGCCGGCGCAATAA
- the flgL gene encoding flagellar hook-associated protein FlgL — MRVTSKMINDQVIYNLNRSLSGFMRLQSMLSTGRRINTPSDDPIGTQKDLSYRKVLTEIAQFKKNTSSGLTVLSTYDTLMGDMKDAVSSAYEIAVALSNDTYDATARTGAATEVESLFRQMVDLANTQLEERYIFSGFRTQTKPLVTSSNGVEYVGDQGIFQVEVEATTKMSINMSGSDLLFRRLSALGEDADLKIGVDAATLLADLHLGSGIDQIPGTFTVTDNNLGIQITVDVSGAVTLNDVVTQINSQLTAGGISNLTADFGLEGNNLRWVSVPNGLVSGGTLLSNLNQGSGVDMSSGKIAVHTGDNSTYIEIDLSGASDINDVLNTINTTLAARGVNNVTASLNAAGTGIDITDSNAIPLGLRVDDVSAVSRLAADLGIVGAINPVLAGSDLNPRLDFTVAESLAGETTAADLGLLGSSFISLSGQSLETRLTMNTPLSLLNNGLGFDLGQVKITKGRSMAYFDFGNSAYNTVGDIINALNATGIDMTASINAAQTGIQIVPDDNNSTFIIEELDGGRTAHQFGIFGSSDLLGSMLVLVRALQTNDREVTGALIDNLNDGMQLLLENRAYVGAKVKRLETTTVRLAQLENNFTALLSEVEDADLTKTISDLSMKENAYQAALIASSKIIQPSLLDFLK, encoded by the coding sequence ATGAGAGTTACTTCTAAAATGATTAACGACCAGGTCATTTACAACCTGAATCGCTCCCTCTCCGGTTTCATGCGCTTGCAGAGCATGCTTTCTACCGGGCGAAGAATCAATACTCCTTCCGATGACCCTATCGGTACACAGAAAGACCTGTCATACCGCAAGGTCCTGACCGAGATTGCTCAATTCAAGAAGAATACCTCCTCCGGTCTGACCGTGCTTTCGACTTATGATACTTTGATGGGCGATATGAAAGATGCCGTTTCCTCCGCCTACGAAATCGCCGTCGCTCTTTCCAACGACACCTATGACGCCACCGCCCGGACCGGCGCCGCCACCGAAGTCGAATCCCTGTTTCGTCAAATGGTTGACCTGGCGAATACCCAGCTGGAAGAGCGCTATATCTTCTCCGGATTTAGAACGCAGACTAAACCGCTGGTAACCTCTTCTAATGGTGTCGAATATGTCGGCGACCAGGGCATTTTCCAGGTCGAGGTGGAAGCGACCACCAAAATGAGCATCAATATGTCCGGTTCCGACCTTCTCTTCCGCCGACTTTCGGCTCTGGGGGAAGATGCCGATCTCAAAATCGGAGTGGATGCCGCGACCCTTCTTGCCGACCTGCATCTCGGCAGCGGCATCGACCAGATCCCCGGCACCTTCACCGTCACCGACAACAATCTCGGCATTCAAATCACTGTTGATGTCAGCGGTGCTGTTACTCTCAATGATGTCGTCACCCAGATAAATTCGCAACTGACCGCCGGCGGCATTAGTAATCTTACCGCTGATTTTGGCCTGGAAGGGAACAACCTCCGCTGGGTTTCCGTACCTAATGGTCTGGTGTCAGGCGGCACACTCCTTTCCAATCTGAACCAGGGAAGCGGTGTCGATATGTCCTCCGGTAAAATAGCCGTGCATACCGGCGACAATTCCACCTACATCGAAATTGACCTCTCCGGCGCCTCTGATATTAATGACGTCCTTAATACCATCAATACCACTCTTGCCGCGCGGGGAGTGAACAACGTTACCGCATCTCTCAATGCCGCCGGCACCGGCATCGATATTACCGATTCCAACGCGATACCGCTGGGACTGCGGGTAGATGACGTCTCTGCCGTTAGTCGGCTTGCCGCCGACCTCGGCATTGTCGGCGCCATCAATCCTGTCCTTGCCGGAAGCGACCTCAACCCCCGTCTCGATTTCACCGTCGCGGAATCGCTTGCCGGCGAAACCACCGCTGCTGACCTGGGACTGCTCGGCTCATCATTCATCTCGTTGAGCGGCCAGTCTCTTGAGACGCGCCTGACCATGAATACTCCTTTAAGTCTTCTCAATAATGGTCTCGGCTTCGATTTGGGACAGGTTAAAATCACCAAAGGACGCTCCATGGCATATTTCGACTTCGGCAACTCCGCCTACAACACGGTCGGTGATATTATTAACGCTCTCAATGCTACCGGCATCGATATGACCGCCTCCATCAATGCCGCTCAGACCGGAATTCAGATCGTACCTGATGACAATAACAGCACTTTCATTATAGAAGAACTCGATGGCGGCCGCACCGCCCATCAGTTCGGCATTTTCGGCTCCTCGGACCTGCTCGGCTCCATGCTGGTTCTGGTGCGCGCCCTCCAGACCAACGACCGCGAGGTCACCGGCGCCCTTATCGATAATTTGAATGATGGTATGCAGCTCCTTTTGGAGAATCGCGCCTACGTCGGCGCCAAAGTGAAACGGCTCGAAACCACCACTGTCCGCCTGGCGCAGCTGGAAAACAATTTCACCGCTCTGTTGAGCGAAGTCGAGGATGCCGACCTCACCAAAACCATCAGCGACCTCTCCATGAAAGAAAATGCTTATCAGGCGGCTTTGATTGCTTCTTCCAAAATTATCCAGCCGTCTTTATTGGATTTTTTGAAATAG
- the fliW gene encoding flagellar assembly protein FliW: MKITSLRFGTLEIPEDKVISMPKPILGFEHLTRYCIIEREDSEPFLWYQSVEDPSVAFIVVNPLFFYPEYRIEVAPKEIEELKVSDVRAVETYVIVTIPADPRQMTANLQGPILINTETRLAKQMILVNSDYRVKHFILGPAERNEMETESHLEREAPVTV, from the coding sequence ATGAAAATCACATCACTCAGGTTTGGAACTCTCGAAATCCCCGAGGATAAAGTCATCAGTATGCCGAAACCGATTCTCGGATTTGAGCATCTGACCCGCTATTGCATTATCGAGCGGGAAGACAGCGAGCCTTTCCTCTGGTATCAGTCGGTCGAGGACCCCTCCGTCGCCTTCATCGTCGTCAATCCCCTTTTCTTCTACCCCGAGTATCGGATTGAAGTCGCTCCCAAGGAGATTGAGGAACTCAAAGTCTCCGACGTTCGCGCCGTTGAGACTTACGTTATCGTAACCATACCGGCTGACCCCCGACAGATGACCGCCAATCTTCAGGGACCGATTCTAATCAATACCGAAACACGCCTGGCAAAGCAGATGATACTGGTTAATTCCGACTATCGCGTCAAGCATTTTATCCTCGGTCCTGCCGAGCGCAATGAAATGGAAACAGAATCTCATCTGGAGCGCGAGGCGCCGGTAACTGTTTGA
- the flgK gene encoding flagellar hook-associated protein FlgK, translating to MAGLFDGLEMGKRALSTHQLSLNTVGHNISNVNTPGYTRQRVNTTTTYPQKIPSGLVGTGVKAVDIVQIRDLFLNRQFRENNKALGQWTSMEKTLTQIESIFTEPNKDSLSDLLDQFWTSWSDLANNPESMAARTALVEHTNLLTSGFNRLYRQMSDLSKSVDNDVVMTVQKVNDLAEEIASLNQQIARAELGGQKANDLRDKRDLLIDELSQYVDINSVEQKNNTATVYIGSLAIVEGVTSFKIGTRKTVAGETTASAIVWAGTTKEIKNLNGELLGMVETRDRILPDYMAKLDEMAQALISQVNSLHQTGFGLDGSTGLNFFDPLKNGAATIAINFSIASNVNKIAASQGGEVGDNLNALAVADLRYSQVLSRGTATLSEFYNSLIGELGIDSSKAQGLKENFELLLNQIENARQAVQGVSLDEEMAQMIKFQHAFDAAARVITTMDEALVTVIQDMGLVGN from the coding sequence ATGGCCGGTCTATTCGATGGCTTGGAGATGGGGAAACGAGCCCTTTCCACCCACCAGTTGTCCCTGAACACGGTCGGGCATAATATCTCAAACGTTAATACTCCCGGCTACACCCGGCAACGGGTCAATACCACTACGACTTATCCGCAAAAAATCCCTTCCGGCCTGGTCGGCACCGGCGTCAAGGCGGTCGATATCGTCCAGATACGCGACCTCTTCTTGAACCGGCAATTCCGCGAAAACAACAAAGCCCTCGGTCAATGGACCTCGATGGAGAAAACTCTGACCCAGATCGAATCGATTTTTACCGAACCTAACAAAGATTCTCTGAGCGACCTCCTCGACCAGTTCTGGACCTCCTGGTCCGATTTAGCCAATAATCCCGAGTCCATGGCGGCGCGCACCGCCCTGGTGGAGCATACCAATCTCCTCACTAGCGGATTCAATCGCCTGTACCGGCAGATGTCCGACCTCTCCAAGAGCGTTGACAATGATGTCGTCATGACCGTCCAGAAGGTCAATGACCTCGCCGAGGAAATCGCCTCGCTGAACCAGCAGATTGCCCGCGCCGAACTGGGAGGACAAAAAGCCAATGACCTGCGCGATAAGCGCGATCTGCTTATCGATGAACTCTCGCAGTATGTTGATATCAATTCCGTCGAGCAAAAAAATAATACGGCAACTGTCTATATCGGTTCTCTGGCAATCGTCGAAGGCGTTACCTCCTTTAAAATCGGAACCCGCAAGACCGTCGCCGGCGAAACTACCGCCAGCGCTATCGTCTGGGCCGGAACAACCAAAGAAATAAAAAATCTCAATGGAGAACTTCTCGGGATGGTGGAAACCCGCGACCGCATTCTCCCGGATTATATGGCGAAACTTGATGAAATGGCGCAGGCCCTTATCTCTCAGGTAAACAGCCTGCATCAGACCGGTTTCGGTCTGGATGGCTCCACCGGGCTTAACTTCTTTGACCCGCTGAAAAACGGCGCCGCCACTATTGCCATCAATTTCAGCATTGCCAGCAATGTTAACAAAATCGCCGCTTCTCAGGGCGGAGAAGTCGGCGACAATCTCAATGCCCTGGCTGTCGCCGACCTGCGGTACTCCCAGGTATTGAGTCGCGGCACCGCCACCTTGAGTGAGTTTTATAATTCCCTGATCGGCGAACTCGGAATCGATTCGTCCAAAGCGCAGGGCTTAAAAGAAAATTTTGAATTGCTCTTAAATCAAATTGAAAATGCGCGGCAGGCAGTGCAGGGAGTCTCGCTTGATGAAGAGATGGCGCAGATGATAAAATTCCAGCATGCCTTTGATGCCGCCGCCAGGGTAATTACGACCATGGATGAAGCCCTGGTAACTGTCATCCAGGATATGGGTCTGGTTGGCAACTAA
- a CDS encoding flagellin — translation MSLRINNNIAAINAHRNLVLTTSSLSKTMEKLSSGYRINRAADNPAGLVISEQFRAQIAGLNRAIDNSEGSINMIQTAEGALTELNNLLISMRELAIHAANEGFNDANQLAADQAEIDNAIKTIDRIAANTQFGTKKLLDGSKANIATITTSNSSLVTIKESFLSTGSHSISATKTSDSTATLNTSSLGLTLDTTVVPYNLTEGIHNLDVIQASAGAIKSSGGIDLTDAFGNGITFAAAATSAQITSDAAIAADAVAANAGNYSVVLNYQENGEAVTGSQTLTVAVASGDTLTDIVAAWNSAISNNASLVGKIEVATTATDEIQFRSVNTGAQYSVALSGFTSTATTDWFSFSATDSRGSSANELNFTVVDYKNPTGHTATIAITAGTYSSMSSLITELNTQLTTALGTAATAVNNLTASLVGTNQIRFATADEGSDYSVQFNNTGTSTGDAMHILELSRDTIANAGTDALVSFDGYTTAVTAVNYSSTRDIVIGNKADGLTGRGTIGLTVSTASNGLNLGSLLLNVTAARFDVRLDAGPSTSVTAGVDTMVFNADRTESLKLNIALTSNGGTETINNTDQSLVFQIGANVGQTAKIGLPNMSASSLGRNLAGNMFTSLAQINVTTVQGAQDAQSVIDRCIDEVSTSRGTLGSFQKNTLESNLRNLRIASQNLTASESNIRDTDMAKEMSEFVKYQILLQAGTAMLAQGNQVPQVVLSLFGA, via the coding sequence ATGTCACTCCGCATCAACAACAACATTGCCGCAATAAATGCTCACCGTAACCTGGTGCTGACTACTTCCAGTCTTTCCAAGACCATGGAAAAGCTGTCGTCCGGTTACCGGATTAACCGCGCCGCCGATAACCCGGCCGGTCTGGTTATTTCCGAGCAGTTCCGCGCCCAGATCGCCGGCTTGAATCGTGCCATTGACAACTCCGAAGGGTCAATCAACATGATTCAGACCGCTGAAGGCGCCCTCACCGAACTGAACAACCTCTTGATCTCCATGAGAGAGCTGGCCATTCACGCCGCCAACGAAGGCTTCAATGATGCCAATCAGCTGGCTGCCGACCAGGCCGAAATCGACAATGCTATCAAGACCATTGACCGCATTGCCGCCAACACCCAGTTCGGTACCAAGAAACTTCTTGATGGCAGCAAAGCCAACATTGCCACCATTACCACCTCCAATTCTTCCCTGGTGACAATTAAAGAGAGCTTCCTCTCCACCGGCTCACATTCTATCTCTGCCACCAAGACATCCGATTCCACCGCCACTCTGAATACTTCCTCGCTCGGGCTTACTCTCGACACCACCGTCGTCCCGTATAACCTGACCGAAGGTATTCATAACCTCGACGTCATCCAGGCTTCCGCCGGCGCCATCAAGAGTTCCGGTGGCATCGACCTGACCGACGCTTTTGGCAATGGAATTACGTTTGCCGCCGCCGCTACCTCGGCCCAGATCACTTCTGATGCCGCTATCGCGGCTGACGCCGTCGCGGCTAATGCCGGCAATTATTCCGTCGTTCTCAACTATCAGGAAAATGGCGAAGCCGTTACCGGCAGCCAGACCCTGACCGTAGCGGTTGCCTCCGGCGACACCCTGACTGATATCGTTGCCGCCTGGAATTCCGCTATTTCCAACAACGCCTCGCTGGTTGGCAAGATTGAAGTTGCCACTACCGCGACTGATGAAATCCAGTTCCGCAGCGTCAACACTGGCGCCCAGTACTCCGTAGCTCTGAGCGGGTTCACTTCCACCGCCACCACCGACTGGTTCTCCTTCTCCGCCACTGATTCCCGCGGTTCTTCGGCGAACGAACTCAACTTCACCGTCGTCGATTATAAGAACCCCACCGGCCACACCGCCACTATCGCCATCACTGCCGGAACCTACAGCTCCATGAGCAGCCTGATTACGGAACTGAATACCCAGTTGACCACCGCTCTCGGCACGGCCGCTACCGCCGTCAACAATCTGACCGCCAGCCTCGTCGGCACCAATCAGATTCGTTTTGCCACCGCCGATGAAGGCAGTGACTACAGCGTCCAGTTCAACAATACCGGGACCTCCACCGGCGACGCCATGCATATACTTGAACTGAGCCGCGACACCATCGCCAACGCCGGCACCGATGCTCTTGTCAGCTTTGACGGTTATACCACGGCCGTTACCGCTGTCAACTATTCTTCCACCCGTGACATCGTCATCGGCAACAAAGCCGACGGTCTCACCGGAAGAGGCACCATCGGTCTCACCGTGTCAACCGCCTCCAATGGACTCAACCTTGGCAGTCTCCTTCTGAACGTTACTGCCGCCCGTTTTGATGTCCGCCTTGATGCCGGTCCCTCGACCTCCGTCACCGCTGGTGTTGACACTATGGTCTTCAACGCCGACCGCACCGAGTCGCTGAAGCTGAATATCGCTCTCACCTCCAACGGCGGAACCGAGACCATCAACAATACCGACCAGTCACTGGTCTTCCAGATTGGCGCCAATGTGGGCCAGACCGCCAAAATCGGTCTCCCCAACATGTCCGCTTCTTCGCTGGGCCGCAACCTTGCCGGCAACATGTTCACCTCGCTGGCGCAGATCAATGTGACCACCGTTCAGGGAGCTCAGGATGCTCAGTCCGTTATCGACCGCTGCATCGATGAAGTCTCCACCTCCAGAGGTACCCTCGGGTCATTCCAGAAGAATACTCTGGAATCCAACCTGCGCAACCTCCGCATTGCCTCGCAGAACCTGACCGCGTCAGAGTCCAATATTCGCGACACCGACATGGCGAAAGAGATGTCGGAATTCGTGAAATATCAGATTCTGCTCCAGGCCGGTACCGCGATGCTTGCCCAGGGCAACCAGGTTCCTCAGGTCGTCCTCTCGCTGTTCGGCGCATAA
- a CDS encoding flagellar protein FlgN, translated as MTESSISELVQQLIEILKREASLFETFLALSARQQAALVKNDLNDLNAATELLREKVVEANLAAKKREELIRNISADMGSRESLTITKLMQAVSSGQAETLGTLRHTLLDFQQKIAKINSQNEMLINHSRDNIIKTMELLARLSANDKSYVNDGKPSATQTSLTLDRRA; from the coding sequence ATGACAGAAAGTTCAATTTCTGAACTGGTGCAACAGTTGATTGAAATCTTAAAAAGGGAAGCGTCCCTGTTTGAAACATTCCTGGCTCTGAGCGCCAGGCAGCAGGCAGCGCTGGTAAAAAACGACCTCAACGACCTGAACGCCGCCACCGAGCTGCTTCGGGAGAAAGTTGTCGAAGCCAACCTCGCCGCAAAAAAGAGGGAAGAACTGATAAGGAATATTTCGGCAGATATGGGAAGTCGCGAAAGTCTTACTATTACCAAACTGATGCAAGCGGTATCCTCGGGGCAGGCCGAGACTCTCGGCACACTTCGCCATACCCTTCTGGATTTTCAACAGAAAATCGCGAAGATAAATTCTCAGAACGAAATGCTTATCAATCATTCCCGCGACAATATTATAAAAACAATGGAACTCCTGGCGCGCCTGAGCGCCAATGATAAAAGCTATGTCAATGACGGCAAGCCGTCGGCGACGCAGACCAGTTTAACCCTGGATAGGAGAGCCTGA